The sequence ACCCTGCTTAATTACATCGTGGTTAACCGGGTCAAGAATGATGATCGCGTCATCTTGCATCCGCAGTGAAGAAGCCGCATCAATCCAATAACCCTGCCAGCCCGCTTTACGCAGCTTTGGATAAACTTCGTTGGTATAATCCCCCCCTGGCAGGTGATAATAATATCCAATGCACTCAATGCATCAATATCAAAAGCATCTTGCAACGTGCCCTGCTGGCCGGTGAATGTCGGCGCAACCTGACCGTGTTGAGAGGTAGAGAAAAAGACCGGGCGGATACCGTCAAAGTCGCGTTCTTCAATCATGCGTTGCATGAGGACTGAGCCGACCATACCGCGCCAGCCGATAAAACCAACGTTTTTCATGTTTACTGTCCTGCCTTGGAGGGTGACACCGATTAATGGATAGCTCTCTTGTCATCTACACGTTGTATAGGGTATAGCAGACTGACTAAGATAGACGTCATACCACCTTACAAAATATGGACAAAGTGGCAAGTTAAATTATTCGATACCAGAATGATTCAAAGCAATCTTCCTAATATGTGACTTTGACTGGCTGGAAACGCCAGTCGTTTTGATTATTTTGAGGTAATAATGACAGAGATGATTGCAGCAACTGTATTGCTGTTTTTGATTATGGACCCACTAGGAAACTTACCGATTTTTATGTCGGTGCTCAAGCATCTGGAGCCGAAACGGCGGCGAGTGGTATTGATCCGCGAATTGCTAATCGCACTCGTATTGATGCTGATTTTCCTGTTTGCGGGTGAGAAGATTCTGGCGTTCCTGAATCTGCGAACCGAAACTGTGTCGATATCTGGCGGTATCATTTTGTTTTTAATCGCCATTAAGATGATTTTCCCTTCACCCGAAAGCAGTGTCACCGGGCTATCGGCTGGGGAGGAACCCTTCCTGGTGCCGCTGGCCATTCCCTTAGTCGCAGGCCCATCCATTTTGGCGACGCTGATGCTGTTATCGCATCAATATCCTAATCAACTCAGCCACTTGGTGCTGGCATTGATGATTGCCTGGGGTTTATCCGCTGCGATTTTATTGATGTCGAATCTGTTCCTGCGCTTGCTCGGGAATAAAGGGGTCAGTGCGCTGGAGCGGCTGATGGGGTTAATTTTGGTGATGCTATCGACGCAGATGTTTTTAGATGGCGTGCGGGCGTATTTGAGCAAATAAGCTCTACCCACCAATGTGATAACCAAAGCGGGGCGCACTGCCCGCTTTGAATTTTCAGCCGTTGACGGTGAGAGTGGTTCAGTTCCGCCCTTCCAATGCTGACACACAGCGCCGCACCACCTCATCAATATCTGCATCAATATCCACGCAAACCACATCCGGCTCCTCTGCACCTGGCTCTTCCAGTGCTTCAAACTGACTTTTCAGTAGGTCGGTTGGCATAAAGTGGCCGGACCGTGCTTTGAGCCGCTCCATGATGACGTCAAAACTGCCTTTTAGGTATAAAAATACCATTCCCTGATTACCCTCCCGCAGGCGATTGCGATAGCGGCGTTTCAGTGCTGAGCAGACAATAATGCCAGTTTCATTTTTATGGTTCAGGCTATAGGCCGCATCACTCAGGCGCTCCAGCCACGGCATACGATCCTCATCATTGAGAGGATGCCCACTGCCCATTTTCTGAATATTGGCGCGAGGATGCAGGTCGTCGCCATCAATAAATTTGGCATCAATTTGGCGGGCCACAGCTTCTCCCACCGTGGTTTTACCGCTGCCCGATACGCCCATCACGATAATGCTATGTCCTGCCATAATTTTGATCTCTATCTCAGAATGGGAATTTTACCGCTCTCTATGGTTCCGTACTTTACCATGTTACCGGTATCATGATACCGGTAACAAATGGCGGTGTGACTTTTATCACATAGAACTTTTATCACACCGAATAGAGCATCGTTATTAAACTCAATCGCACCATCACGCAGGCCAAAAAGGCTGAGTGTAAATAATAAAACAAGGGTCACCTTCCTTCCCCTACTACCTGTGAAGATGGCTAAAAACGATAACTAAAATAGATACCTATCTAACGTAAGTGGAGAAATACCATGCCATTAGTCATTGTTGCGGTTGGCGTTGCCATGCTGCTGTTACTGATGATCCGTTTCAAGCTCAACGGATTTATCTCCCTGATACTGGTCGCGCTGGCGGTAGGTGTCATGCAAGGGATGCCCGTCGATAAAGTGGTCAGCTCAATCAAAGCTGGGGTGGGCGGAACACTAGGCAGTCTGGCGCTGATTATGGGCTTCGGTGCCATGCTCGGCAAATTACTGGCCGACTGCGGCGGCGCTCAACGAATTGCGACCACCCTGATTGATAAATTCGGTAAGAAACACATTCAGTGGGCTGTGGTACTGACCGGTTTCACCGTGGGTTTTGCCCTGTTCTATGAAGTCGGCTTCGTATTGTTGCTGCCATTAGTATTCAGTATCGCAGCCTCAGCACGTATTCCGCTACTGTATGTAGGCGTGCCAATGGCCGCAGCACTATCAGTGACGCACGGTTTCCTGCCACCTCACCCAGGCCCCACCGCCATTGCCACCATTTTCCACGCCGATATGGGTAAAACCCTGCTGTACGGGACATTACTGGCCATCCCAACGGTGATTCTGGCCGGCCCGGTATTTGCGCGTTTTCTGAAAGGGATTGATAAGCCGGTTCCTGAGGGGCTGTATAACCCGAAAACCTTCACCGACGCAGAGATGCCGAGCTTTGGTGTCAGTGTCAGTACCGCGCTGGTTCCCGTCATTCTGATGGCGCTGCGGGCAGTGGCAGAGATGATTTTGCCAAAAGGCCACCCAATTCTCTCTTATGCAGAGTTCTTCGGTGACCCGGTCATCGCCACACTGATTGCTGTGCTGATCGCAATTTTCACCTTTGGCTTAAACCGTGGCCGCTCAATGGAATCAGTGATGGATACCGTCAGCGACTCCATTAAAATCATCGCGATGATGCTATTGGTGATTGGCGGGGGCGGAGCTTTCAAGCAGGTTTTAGTCGACAGCGGCGTTGACCATTACATTGCTGGCATGATGAATAGCAGCGGCTTATCACCAATTCTGATGGCATGGACCATTGCGGCAGTTCTGCGTATCGCGCTGGGTTCGGCGACAGTTGCGGCTATTACCGCAGGCGGTATCGTAGCACCTTTAATCGCCACCACCGGCGCCAGCCCTGAGCTAATGGTGATTGCCGTCGGTTCCGGCAGTGTAATTTTCTCTCACGTAAACGATCCGGGTTTCTGGCTATTCAAGGAGTACTTCAACCTGACCATCGTCGAAACCTTTAAATCGTGGTCGGTGCTGGAAACCATTATTTCAGTCTGTGGTCTGGTCGGTTGCCTGCTGTTGTCGATGGTGATCTAGGCAATAATAGCTTAGCAAATAGTGAGTTAAATACTGCCGCCGGGGAGGATGGTGAAACCTACGTCAACCATCTTGGGTGTGACCACCTCTCCGCGCAGCCGTGCCAACAAACGCTCGGCACCGATTTGCCCCATTCTTTCGCGCGGGGTCAGCACACTGGCGAGCTTCGGCACCATCGACTGCCCAATATCATGACCATGGAAACCGGCTATCGCCATATCACGGGGGATAGATAAACCCTGGCGCTGGCACTCAAATACCGCACCAATTGCCAAGTCATCATTGGTACAGAAAATACTGTCAATCTGCGGATAACTCGCCTGTGCCTCAATCAATAGCTCAGCCCCGGCGGAATAGGATGAGGATCGGCTGGTCATAACACTCATCGGCACCAGACCTGACTCACGCATCGCCTGCTCATAACCTTGCTGTTTAATCACCGTCCGCTCATCCTGACGCGCACCAAAATAGACCACGTATTGATGGCCTTTGGCGATAATTTGCTGCGTCATCTGTCTCGCGGCTTCAAAGTTATTAAACCCCACAGCCAAATCAATGCACGGCGAAGAACAATCCATCAGCTCAATAACAGGAATGCCCGCAACCTCAATCATTTTCAATGTGCGGGCAGTATGGTGGCGCTCGGAGAGAATCAGCCCATCAATATTATAGGAGAGCAGTGAGGTCAGCCGCTGCTCCTCACGCTCTTTCTGATAGCCATAATGTGCCAGCATGGTTTGGTAACCATGGGCATCCGTCACACTCTCAATACCGCGCAACACCTCGGCAAAAACCTGATTAGTTAATGACGGCAGCAACACACCAATGGCATGGCTGGTCGCGTTTGAAAGGATATCGGGGGCGCGGTTGGGGATATAGCCCAGTTCATCTAGTGCTAGCGCGATTTTTTCCTGCAAGAGTGCGGAAACCTGTTCTGGATTACGCAAATAGCGGCTGACAGTCATTTTAGTGACTCCCACCATATCAGCGACATCTTGTAGCACTGGCCTTTTTTTCTTCATTATCAATGAACTGAGGCAGAGTAAACGGGATGTCATTCTAGCAAAGAATAAGGGTATATACCCAAAGTAATTGGCGTTACCGCTAGGCAGCAAACGAGTAAATCGCGATGAGCTACGTCAGTAAGTGATTCGGGTGACAAATCTGCTGGGAGCAGATTTGAACGCTGCTTGCAGCGGCCTCGCAGCCAAGGATGGGCCAAGTAGCGAGAGCCGCTAACAACGCTGTAGCGCCGATTAAAAAGGGTATAGCGCGATGCGCATACCCTTTATTAATTAGGCGAAAAACTTATACCGGTGGCAGATCAAACAGCAAGATCTCGCTATCTTCATCTGCATGAATAGACAGTGCTGTTTCATCCCAGATAGCGAATGCATCGCTGGTACTGGCATGGTGACCATTGATGGAGACTTTACCACGCACCACCTGTATCCAAATGCGGCGCTCTGCCTGAATCTGGTAAATTGACTGCTCTTCGCGCTTCAGTGCCCAGCGCCACAATGTCATATCCTGGAACACTTTCAGCGAACCATCACGGGCATCCGGTGACAGCACGAGCTGCCGCCCTTGTGGGATGTCGAACATCTGCTGCTCATAACGCGGCGCTAAACCTGTTTTATTTGGAATAATCCAAATCTGGTATAGGTGCAGTGGCTGGTCATCCCGACCATTATATTCTGAATGGCGGATACCAGTACCGGCGCTCATAATCTGGAACTCACCCGCATGAATTTGTTCTTTGTTACCCATGCTATCCTGGTGCTCTACAGTACCGGACAGCACATAAGTCAGGATTTCCATATCTTTATGTGGATGAGTGCCAAATCCCTGACCGGCGTCGATAACATCTTCGTTAATCACCCGCAGTGCTGAAAAACCCATAAATTCCGGATCGTAATAGTCGGCGAATGAGAAGGTATGCCAGCTGTCCAGCCAACCGTGATTAGCATGGCCACGCTCTTCTGCTTTGCGTAAAAAAATCATATTCAGTTCTCCTCAACGTTTTCTTTAGTCTAGATGTCGCGGGAGAATATGAAAGCGCAAAAAACTCACTCCTCTGTTCAAAAAATTCGACTGATTAGTCAGCTGAAACATAAATGATTTGAATTTGCAGTCATTAGAGGGAGGGGACGTCGAGATAACTTGAGCATGGTAGTTTGCAGGCTCATGATTCACAGAGCAAATAGCGAAAAACAGCAAAAAAAAAGCCAGCACCCGGCTGGCTAAGTAAACACTGGAAGCAATGTGAGCAATGTCGTGCCTTCGTAATGAGAACACCTAAACTTTGGTGGCCTCATCTGAAAGCACGACAATGATAATCATTATCACTCTCACTTGTAAAGTGTTTTTTTTAGCCAATGGCAATATTATTTAACCGGGCCAGTAATCCGACTTTTTATCAAATTATTCAAACACTAAGAGTAAGGATATGCTTATGGAGAATGTGCAGATACGCCATGTCGAATCCACTGACTATCAAGCCTTGCAGCAGCTGTTTTCTCATCCACAGGTTTATCGTGACACGTTACAACTTCCCCTGCCGCCACAAGAGATGTGGGCTAAAAAGATCAAAGATATTCCGACAGGAGTTCATAATCTGGTGGCATGTATTGATGGGACAATTGTCGGGCAACTTACTGTTGATGCAAATCAACGGGCGCGCCGCCGCCATGTCGCTACCTTCGGTATTGCTGTTGACGCGAATTTTTGCGGGCATTTCTTGATATTATGCGCCAAGCCATGCCGGGTCTGACCGGAACACAAAGCCCCACCAAACCGCGGCGATTGAAACGGAATTAAGTGACGACTATCGGGCTGCATATTTTTGCTTTGGGAGCCTCAACCGCGCGACTCAGGCTCCTTCTACAATAATGGCTAATTCATCCTGATCTATTGATAAGAGAATGTAATGCTGGCAAGCGCATTTGCAGTGCCAGGTTGTAAACTCCCCGTCCGAATATACCGCGCCTGGAAAGGCAGTGTCAGTGTTTGTGCCTGACTGGTGGTTTGAACAAAAAATTGATTAAGTGTTGCTGAAGCCGAACTGTCCGGACCTAGCATCAGCGGGCCATTACCGTTATAGAAGAACTCCACACCGACACCGGCGGCAGTTGAGTCGCTGGTTAATGACACCACTGAGGAGCTGTTCGCCGGCTTAGCCTGATCTGTCATCACTGCGTTCACGGCAATATTTTCATCACAGCCCAGTGTGATGTTGAAATTGCCAAAAGCGGATGTGCTGCCGACTGAAGGTAGCGTGCGGACATCAATCGTCCCAAGATCCACATCTGCGGCCTTGGTCATGACAGTACATCCTGATGCTTGCACCGTGATGTTGACAGGATTGATGATCACACGTGCAGTTTTCACCTCATTGTTATAGGCCGTCAACACGGCAGCATCAATAGTACTTGTCTGGTAGACACCAGATGTGAGTGTATGACCCGTTTTGATAAACGTCACTTTCGCCGCCCAACCCAAATCCGGCGTGGAGCTGCTGGTGCCGGGTGCCGGGTATGTCTGGGTCAGACCATCCTGCAGCGGTATATAGACGGAGCTGTTGAAATCTTTCACTCCAATAATAAATCCCACCCCCGTCACTCCAGTTTCAAAAATGGTGTAATTGACACCATCGACATTTACCGACGCCCCCGTAGAGATGGCACCGCTGCCCGGCATCATGGTGCCTTTTGTACAGTTGAAGATATAACCGCACCAGAATACCTGCTGAACGGATGCCGTAGCACTCCAGGTGGAACCGATAATATTGCCGGGCTTCACCGAATCAGCTGGACCTGAATAGCTCATCGGCTGTGGCGATAGCGTAATATTTGATTTCCACTCCAAGGCATAAGCCTTATTTATGCAGCAAAGCGAAAAAATAATAGTGAGAAATAATCTTATCATTGATACTCCAATACCCAAGTGGCAGTGGCTGAGACGGGGCCAGGAGTGACCGGTGAGCCAGTTGCAGTAAGGCGTGCGTGGAATTTCATCTGCACACTCTCCGCACCGGGGGCGCCCAGAACATCTGTTTGCATATTTAGCGCCAGAGGCTCTTCGGCCCTATTCAGTAACTCAACAGCAACGCCGGTGGCCCCTCCCTCCTCAACTTTAATAAGATGGGCTATATTGCTATCCGGCGTGCCGATAAAACGAACCTTGACCCCAGTAAACGTCGGCCCACACTCTTCCAGATTGATGAAAAAGGGGGTTTTAATATTGCTAACCCCTTGTTTTACACCGAACTGTTGTGTGCCAATATTTCCCAAAGGAACCGTCTGCATTTTCGAATTCGTTGAAACAGTACAGGTGTTACCAATCAGTTTTCCCGTCACCGATACCAGCACATCGTAGGCCGGCACTGGAGAAGGTAGAAACGAAAGTGCCACTATTGCCAGTAATGGCACTCTTGAAATTATTGACATACCAACTCCTGCGAATAGAGGCCAGTCTTAGGGTTGTAATATTTCTTATCCAACTGATAACTTGCAGTGCAGGTTTTATCATTACCTGTTCCCCAAGCCGCCCGTAGCATCCCCTGCGGTGGCAACCCAGACAAATAAAGGCTCCCTTCATCACCAACGATACCGGTGTTAGTGCCCTTGCCACTTAGCGAAACAAGAGTGCCAAATGGAAGAACATCGTTTTTATGGCGCACAAAGAACATCCCTTTCATGCCCACTTTTGTGGGAATTGTTGCTCTAACCAGAGCACCTTCGGTCGGTGTTTTACTAATAATGGTATTGTCCAGTTCAACACCGTCACCAGCTGTCGTCACATCCATTTCGACCCGATTGACACGATAAGGGGTTGCATACGGAATCACTGCATAGCCACGACTGTCGGTTTTAACTCCCCGATGACTACGGATGGCGACATCACTTGCGCCCTCCGCTTTAATCAGAATATTTGTATTGCCCAGTGGCTGGCTTAATGTCAGGCCATCTTCATGCAACACGGCGCCACCACTCATGCCGTAACTGAGATTGCGAGCGCTCTTGGAATAACCGTAACCGAGGTTGTAATCGCCTCTTCCCCCTTGGTAACGCAGGGCAAGATCACCGCCATTTTGTTGCTGGGTGCTGTAACGTTGGTTAGCACTATAAAATAAATTTTCCTGCCCTGGGACATAGCCATTAAGGCCCACATTGCTGATGGAACCTGATGAATCAGAGTTTGTCAGCGCGTAGTTGGCGCGAGTTGATAGCGCGGGGTCCCCTAACGGTAATGAGAGAGATAACGAGAAAATATTATCTATTTTACTGTCATGCAGACTGGTACTACGCTGGTAGCTGGCCCCGAGAGCAACACGACCAAATGTGTTGTTCCACGCAAATTGCGCACTCTCAACGGATTTGTCTGATTTCCAGTAAGTCTGCTTATCCCACGACAACGACAGCGCGCCGGCATCACCCATACTTTGTGACAAAACGACCTGATTTCTGGATTTACGTGATAGCGCCAGATCGTAGACATTCTCATAATTGGTGCTGATTGAACCATCAGCCTCCTTTATGAAATCCACATTTCCACCTTGCATCCTTTTGTAGGTGGTATCACTTAGCTCATAGAAGCCATCAGACGAAAAGAACCATGAATTTAGATTGATCCTCGTCCCATAATCGTTAAGGGATTTGTTGTAACGCAGACGTAAAGCATCACCACTGTAACTATTGCGGTCTGCCAGTACACTTTGAGCATGAATAACATCCATTGAATATGCGCCCAAGCGCCCAACGTTTTGTCCGATCCCCATCGCCAGACCGGTGTAATTCTCTGAAAGCTGTGCACCGCCATAGAGCGTCAAACCATATTTCCAGCCCCAGAAAACTTCAGTCTGCATAATAAGAGGGGAGTCCTGGTTTTCATTCGAACGAAAATAGCCGACCCCAGTGGCATATTTAAATTGTCCTGGGCGTACCAGATTCGGCACGCTGGCAAAGGGCACGGTATAATACGTTTCACTACCATTGGCCTCTTGGATCGTAACGGATAAATCACCGCCAGAGGAGGTCGGATACAAGTCGTTTAATACAAACTCCCCTGGGGATACGGGGGTCTGATAAATAATGTTGCCATTCTGACGTACAGTTACAGTGGCGTTGCTGCGAGCAATACCACGGACTTCAGGGGCGTAGCCACTCAGGCTAGTTGGCAGCATATTATCATCGGTATTCATTGCCACACCTCTCAGCCCTACAGAACCAAAAATCTGTGCGGAGGTGTGAGTCTCCCCCAAATAGAGCTGAGACTGCAATGCAGGCAAATCACGCTGTACCCAGGTTTGGACATGCATCAGGCCATCATCCCTGTTTTTCGTCCATGTTGAATAATCACGAAATCGCCACGGACCAAAATTCACTCCGCTGTTCAAACCAATAAACATCTGATTGTCTATTTCCCGTGTCTCATGATGATATTCATTGCGAGATCCATTAACGACGTAATTTAGCCAGGCTGAAGAAATACCATACTCCCAACTCTTTGGGTTGATATAACCACGTGGTACATTCAACATATATCGCTGCGGAAGATTAAAATAAAGCGACAACTTATTTTGGTCAAAAGAGAACTCAGTGTCTGGGAAATAGTCACCTAGGAAATAACACTGTTCATCGGATAGAGAGAAATCCACCTGAGCTTGAGTGACATCAATGAGCATTGATTTCATCTGGTCCAGAGTTAAACAAGGCTCAAGCAAAGAATTACCTTTCTTATTGTTAATGCTAAACTTCACATTCCCGGTAAATAGGTAATCTTCGTTTACGTATATACTGACATTATACTCACCGACAGGTAACTCACGCCCATCATTAACCCAAGATAGATCTGCAACGCTATCACTTTCGCCATTAAGAAATGCGGGATTAAAATGAATATCATTCTGTGCGTGAACTATACTTCCAAATAGACACAGGGATGGCAGAACGCGATTTATTTTCATCCTCACCTACATAATCTTATTTATGTTGTATTGTTTTATAGTAAAAATAACTTAACTAACTGTTAAAACCAGAGAACTCTCCGGCGTCCAGGCACCATAGTCGTTGATTGTTTGGTAACTAATCTGACGAGCATTGCTAAATGATTCTTCAAGTGTCACTGCATTTTTGGGTGGAATCATTATTGGCTTAACATTTTTTCCGTCCACTTTCATGTTAATAGTCGTAATATAAAAAGGCGTCGGATTGATTATTTTTATTTTACCGTTATGAAATTCACCACGCAGGTTTTTCCACTCTTCATTATTGGTTTTCGTTGTCAGTGCATCTGGTCGGTAAAACAACTTTATACGACTCGCAGAGGCAAACTGTAGGGTATTAGAACTACTTTTCTTATCAGATTGAGGGATCGCCTTGACGGTTATCCAATAAAGTGTCTCACGGTCTTGAGCTGGTGGCTGTCCATTAAACATCACCTTAACTGCATTTTCCATTTCTGGCTTAAGAACAAATAGAGGCGGTGTGATAACAAAATCACTAGAGCGCTGCCCTTCAGCATTTTCAACCCAAGATTGAATAAGAAATGATAATTCTTTATCAGTATTTCTGACG comes from Yersinia bercovieri ATCC 43970 and encodes:
- a CDS encoding YhgN family NAAT transporter, which gives rise to MTEMIAATVLLFLIMDPLGNLPIFMSVLKHLEPKRRRVVLIRELLIALVLMLIFLFAGEKILAFLNLRTETVSISGGIILFLIAIKMIFPSPESSVTGLSAGEEPFLVPLAIPLVAGPSILATLMLLSHQYPNQLSHLVLALMIAWGLSAAILLMSNLFLRLLGNKGVSALERLMGLILVMLSTQMFLDGVRAYLSK
- a CDS encoding gluconokinase codes for the protein MAGHSIIVMGVSGSGKTTVGEAVARQIDAKFIDGDDLHPRANIQKMGSGHPLNDEDRMPWLERLSDAAYSLNHKNETGIIVCSALKRRYRNRLREGNQGMVFLYLKGSFDVIMERLKARSGHFMPTDLLKSQFEALEEPGAEEPDVVCVDIDADIDEVVRRCVSALEGRN
- the gntT gene encoding gluconate transporter, translating into MPLVIVAVGVAMLLLLMIRFKLNGFISLILVALAVGVMQGMPVDKVVSSIKAGVGGTLGSLALIMGFGAMLGKLLADCGGAQRIATTLIDKFGKKHIQWAVVLTGFTVGFALFYEVGFVLLLPLVFSIAASARIPLLYVGVPMAAALSVTHGFLPPHPGPTAIATIFHADMGKTLLYGTLLAIPTVILAGPVFARFLKGIDKPVPEGLYNPKTFTDAEMPSFGVSVSTALVPVILMALRAVAEMILPKGHPILSYAEFFGDPVIATLIAVLIAIFTFGLNRGRSMESVMDTVSDSIKIIAMMLLVIGGGGAFKQVLVDSGVDHYIAGMMNSSGLSPILMAWTIAAVLRIALGSATVAAITAGGIVAPLIATTGASPELMVIAVGSGSVIFSHVNDPGFWLFKEYFNLTIVETFKSWSVLETIISVCGLVGCLLLSMVI
- the gntR gene encoding gluconate operon transcriptional repressor GntR produces the protein MKKKRPVLQDVADMVGVTKMTVSRYLRNPEQVSALLQEKIALALDELGYIPNRAPDILSNATSHAIGVLLPSLTNQVFAEVLRGIESVTDAHGYQTMLAHYGYQKEREEQRLTSLLSYNIDGLILSERHHTARTLKMIEVAGIPVIELMDCSSPCIDLAVGFNNFEAARQMTQQIIAKGHQYVVYFGARQDERTVIKQQGYEQAMRESGLVPMSVMTSRSSSYSAGAELLIEAQASYPQIDSIFCTNDDLAIGAVFECQRQGLSIPRDMAIAGFHGHDIGQSMVPKLASVLTPRERMGQIGAERLLARLRGEVVTPKMVDVGFTILPGGSI
- a CDS encoding pirin family protein, which produces MIFLRKAEERGHANHGWLDSWHTFSFADYYDPEFMGFSALRVINEDVIDAGQGFGTHPHKDMEILTYVLSGTVEHQDSMGNKEQIHAGEFQIMSAGTGIRHSEYNGRDDQPLHLYQIWIIPNKTGLAPRYEQQMFDIPQGRQLVLSPDARDGSLKVFQDMTLWRWALKREEQSIYQIQAERRIWIQVVRGKVSINGHHASTSDAFAIWDETALSIHADEDSEILLFDLPPV
- a CDS encoding fimbrial protein translates to MIRLFLTIIFSLCCINKAYALEWKSNITLSPQPMSYSGPADSVKPGNIIGSTWSATASVQQVFWCGYIFNCTKGTMMPGSGAISTGASVNVDGVNYTIFETGVTGVGFIIGVKDFNSSVYIPLQDGLTQTYPAPGTSSSTPDLGWAAKVTFIKTGHTLTSGVYQTSTIDAAVLTAYNNEVKTARVIINPVNITVQASGCTVMTKAADVDLGTIDVRTLPSVGSTSAFGNFNITLGCDENIAVNAVMTDQAKPANSSSVVSLTSDSTAAGVGVEFFYNGNGPLMLGPDSSASATLNQFFVQTTSQAQTLTLPFQARYIRTGSLQPGTANALASITFSYQ
- a CDS encoding fimbrial protein codes for the protein MSIISRVPLLAIVALSFLPSPVPAYDVLVSVTGKLIGNTCTVSTNSKMQTVPLGNIGTQQFGVKQGVSNIKTPFFINLEECGPTFTGVKVRFIGTPDSNIAHLIKVEEGGATGVAVELLNRAEEPLALNMQTDVLGAPGAESVQMKFHARLTATGSPVTPGPVSATATWVLEYQ
- a CDS encoding fimbria/pilus outer membrane usher protein; amino-acid sequence: MKINRVLPSLCLFGSIVHAQNDIHFNPAFLNGESDSVADLSWVNDGRELPVGEYNVSIYVNEDYLFTGNVKFSINNKKGNSLLEPCLTLDQMKSMLIDVTQAQVDFSLSDEQCYFLGDYFPDTEFSFDQNKLSLYFNLPQRYMLNVPRGYINPKSWEYGISSAWLNYVVNGSRNEYHHETREIDNQMFIGLNSGVNFGPWRFRDYSTWTKNRDDGLMHVQTWVQRDLPALQSQLYLGETHTSAQIFGSVGLRGVAMNTDDNMLPTSLSGYAPEVRGIARSNATVTVRQNGNIIYQTPVSPGEFVLNDLYPTSSGGDLSVTIQEANGSETYYTVPFASVPNLVRPGQFKYATGVGYFRSNENQDSPLIMQTEVFWGWKYGLTLYGGAQLSENYTGLAMGIGQNVGRLGAYSMDVIHAQSVLADRNSYSGDALRLRYNKSLNDYGTRINLNSWFFSSDGFYELSDTTYKRMQGGNVDFIKEADGSISTNYENVYDLALSRKSRNQVVLSQSMGDAGALSLSWDKQTYWKSDKSVESAQFAWNNTFGRVALGASYQRSTSLHDSKIDNIFSLSLSLPLGDPALSTRANYALTNSDSSGSISNVGLNGYVPGQENLFYSANQRYSTQQQNGGDLALRYQGGRGDYNLGYGYSKSARNLSYGMSGGAVLHEDGLTLSQPLGNTNILIKAEGASDVAIRSHRGVKTDSRGYAVIPYATPYRVNRVEMDVTTAGDGVELDNTIISKTPTEGALVRATIPTKVGMKGMFFVRHKNDVLPFGTLVSLSGKGTNTGIVGDEGSLYLSGLPPQGMLRAAWGTGNDKTCTASYQLDKKYYNPKTGLYSQELVCQ
- a CDS encoding fimbrial biogenesis chaperone, with protein sequence MRILTTFILLITSLCTSVVYAGGVGLGVTRMVYSGSTSQSLLDVRNTDKELSFLIQSWVENAEGQRSSDFVITPPLFVLKPEMENAVKVMFNGQPPAQDRETLYWITVKAIPQSDKKSSSNTLQFASASRIKLFYRPDALTTKTNNEEWKNLRGEFHNGKIKIINPTPFYITTINMKVDGKNVKPIMIPPKNAVTLEESFSNARQISYQTINDYGAWTPESSLVLTVS